The region ACCGACGGTGTGGAGGTGCTGGTGGTGCACCGCGACCGCTACGACGACTGGACGCTTCCCAAGGGCAAGCTCGACAAGGGCGAGAAGCACAAGCAGGCCGCGCTGCGAGAGGTGCGCGAGGAGACCGGCGTGAAGTGCGAGCTCGGCCCCAAGCTGACCCGCATTACCTACAGCACGCCGTTGGGCGACAAGGCGGTCAAGTGGTGGGCCATGCAGCCGGTCGGTGACTCGGACGAGCTCGGCCCCGATGACCCGGGCGAGATCTCCGCGGTCGAGTGGCTTCCCTTCGAGGCGGCGTGGGAACGGGTGACCTACCGGGCAGACCGCGACGTGCTGGCAGCGTTCGCACAACGGGTCCTCGGCTACCAGCGCGCCTGAGGCTCAGGAGCCGCAGGGCTGTCGGGCGCCCTCTGTAGGTTCCGGCGCTGTTCACCCTGCGTTCACCTCGCTGTGGTTCGAGCTTCAATCGGCTTTCCTAGCTTGCGGTTCGTCGGCGGAATCCCCCCGCAGCGAACGACCGAACCAAGGAGAGATCCTTTGAAGCTCACCCGCTCCGGCCGCTTGGCCAAGTTCATGGCAATTCCGGCTGCCGCAATGCTCATCGCAGGTGCCTGCAGCAGCGATGACGACTCCGGAGGAGGAACCGGGGGCGTTCTCGTCATCTCGGGTTCCTCGACCGTGGAGCCGATCAGCACCGACGTGGCCGAGAAGTTCAGCGAGGCGAACCCCGAGGTCGAAATCTCGGTCGACGGTCCCGGCACCGGAGACGGCTTCGAGTTGTTCTGCAACGGCGAGACCGACATCAACGATGCATCCTCGAAGATCAAGGACGAGCAGATCGAGGCTTGCGAGGCCAACGGCATCGAGTTCATCGAGCTGCGCATCGGCAACGACGGCATCGCGACCATGACAAGCGAGGCCAACGAGGCCGTCTCCTGCCTGGCCGTCGGCGACATCTACGGCCTGGTCGGCCCGGAGTCCCAGGGCTTCGAGACCTGGGATGCAGCCGATGACCTCGCAACCGAGGTGGGCGGCAACGGCGGTCTCCCGGATGCCGAATTGTCGATCACCGGCCCCGGTGAGGAATCCGGCACCTACGCCAGCTTCGTCGAGCTCGCGCTGGAGGACATTGCCGAGGAACGTGGCGAGCCTGCACAGACCCGTCCCGACTACCAGGCCTCCCCTGACGACAACGTGATCATCCAGGGCATCCAGGGCTCGGACACCAGCTTCGGCTGGGTCGGCTTCGCCTTCGCCCGTAACGCCGAGGGAGTCAAGGTGCTCGAGGTCGACGAGGGTGACGGCTGCGTCGCCCCCACCGACGAGTCCATCGCCGACAACACCTACCCCCTCAGCCGACCGCTGTTCATCTACGTGAACAAGGCCAAGGCCGAGTCCAACCAGGCACTGGCCGACTTCGTCGACTACTACCTCACCGACTCGATCAAGTCGGTGTCCGACGTCGGCTACGTCGATCTGTCCAGCGAGTCCCTGACCGAAACCCAGGAGCGGTGGAACAGCCGCACCACGGGCGCAGCCTGAGTCACCTGTATCCAGCCACTGACTCTCCGGTAATGTCGGGGCGGGCCGAGAGCCCGCCCCGACTCCGGAGCGTCATCGACCGTTCCGACCCCCTCGACCAAGCCGCCGGGCACCTCCCCGAAACCGCCCGGCCCCCAGCTTTGGGAGCACCATGTCCGACCTAGGCCTGCGTGAGCACAAACGCCTCACGGTGAGCGACCTCGTCGGCGACAAGAAGCGGACCCGGGCCGAGAACACGGCCCGCCGCATCCTCCTCGCGGCGGCGCTCACCTCCGTGGTGATCAGCGCCGCGATCATCCTTTCCCTCGCAGGCGAGGCCTGGACCTTCATCTCCCAGGTGGAGCTTTCCGCGCTGTGGAGCGACGGCTGGTTCCCACGCCGCGGTATGTACGACCTGCGCACGATCATCGTGGGATCGCTGCTGGTGACCGTCGTGGCGATGTTGGTGGCGGTGCCACTCGGTCTCGGCGCCGCCATCTACCTGTCCGAGTACGCCCCCCCACGGGTGCGCAAGATCCTCAAGCCCACGATCGAGATCCTCGCCGGCATCCCGTCAGTGGTTCTCGGCTTCTTCGCCCTGTCGTTCATCTCGCCCGAACTCGTGCAACGGATCTTCGCCTCGGCCGACTTCTTCTCGATGGCGGCCGCCGGCATCGCGGTGGGCATCCTCGTGATCCCGCTCGTGGCCACGATCTCCGAGGACGCGATGCGTTCGGTGCCCAACTCGCTCCGCGAAGCCTCCTACGGGGTGGGCGCCCGAAAGATCACGACCACCGTGAAGGTTGTCATCCCTGCTGCGGTGTCCGGGCTCGTGGCGGCGTTCATCGTGGCGGTGTCACGAGCCATCGGCGAGACGATGGTGGTGTTCCTGGCTGCGGGTGCAACCGGCGGTTCCCTGTTCACCGTGGACGTGCTCGGCCCGGGCCAGACCATGACGGCGGCCATGGCCTCCCAGGCGGCCGGCACGGACCAGGTCAAGGGTGAGGCCCTCACGTTCCAGAGCCTGTTCTTCGTCGGAATGCTGTTGTTCCTGTTCACCCTTGGCCTCAACCTGGCCGCGGACCGGTTCGTGCGCAAGGTGCGCCACGCCTACTGACTGAGGACCCAGACCAGCGATGAGCGTCATTTCCACACCTGCCGGCGTCGGGCCGACCGCAGCGACCCACAAGGTCAACAAGGCCCTCAAGTCCGGCCGCGGCGATGTCAGCGGCACCGTGTTCATGATCATCATGCTGGTGTCGTTGCTGATGTCAGTGGTGATCCTCGCAGTCCTCGTGGTCGACATGCTGGTGCTCGCCGAGCCGGTGATCACCACCCGGTTCGGTGACTTCATCACGGGCACGCTCAAGTCCAAGCCCGAGGCCTCTGGCATCAGCCAGGGCCTCAAGGGAACGTTCTGGATCGGCGTGTTCACCGTGGTGATCTCGTTCCCGCTGGGCATCGCGGCGGCTATCTACCTCGAGGAGTACGCCCACCACGAGAGCAAGCTGGCGCGTTTCATCGACCTCAACATCCGCAACCTCGCCGGCGTCCCGTCGGTGGTGTACGGAATCCTGGGCTTCACGCTCTTCGTGAAGGCGATGGGGAGCATCACCGGGCCCGAGTCACAGGGCAAGAGCGTGATCTCAGCCGGCCTCACACTTGCGATCCTGGTGCTGCCGATCGTGATCATCACCGCTGCGGAGGCCATCCGGGCGGTTCCCAACGAGCTCCGCGAGGCCGGGTTCGGCGTGGGAGCGACCCGCTGGGAGGTCGTACGCCACCACGTTCTGCCCTACGCCGCCCCCGGAGTTCTCACCGGCACCGTGCTTGCGCTCGCCCGGGCGCTGGGAGAGGCCGCTCCGCTGATCCTGGTCGGAGCATCGACCGGGTTTCTCTCCTCAGGTGGTGGCTTCTTCGACGTCACGTCGCTGCAGGAGCGGTTCACGGCACTGCCGATGATCATCACCAGCTGGGCGAAGAAGCCCGCCAACCTCGGTTGGGACGAGGTGGCGGGCGCGGCGGTCATCGTGCTGCTGGCCGTGGTTCTCGTGGCCAACACGGCCGCAATCCTGTTGCGCAACCGCTTCGAGAAGAAGAGGCAGTAGAAATGAGTGAGAAGATGCACACGGCACCGAGGAGAAACGCGGTTGTGAGCACCGGAGAGAGTGAACTCGTGAGCGAGCCGTCCGTGGCAGTGGAGCCGGAGGTGCTGGCAGACCGCGAGGTGGTGTTCGAACTGCGCGAACTCGACGTCTACTACGGCGAGTTCAAGGCCGTCCGCGACGTCACCATGGACGTGCATCGTCACGAGATCACCGCCTTCATCGGCCCGTCCGGCTGCGGCAAGACCACCGTGCTGCGCTGCCTCAATCGAATGAACGACCTGATCGAGACGGCTCGGGTCGACGGCACCATCAGCTATCACGGTGTCAACCTCTATGACCCCCAGGTCAATCCTGTGGAGGTCCGCAAGCGGATCGGCATGGTCTTCCAGAAGCCCAATCCGTTCCCGAAGTCCGTGTACGACAACGTCGCCTACGGACCGCGCATCGTCGGCAAGGTGAAGAAGTCCGAGATGGACGACGCCGTGGAGAAGGCACTCCGAGGCGCTGCGCTGTGGGATGAGGTCAAGGACCGGCTCCACGAATCCGGCATGGGGCTGTCCGGTGGCCAGCAGCAGCGGCTGTGCATCGCACGGGCCATTGCCACCGAGCCCGAGGTGCTGCTGATGGACGAGCCCTGCTCAGCACTCGACCCGATCGCCACGGCGGCGATCGAGGACCTGATGGCCGACATCAAGTCCGACTACACGATCGTGATCGTTACCCACAACATGCAGCAGGCGGCCCGTGTCAGCGACCGCACCGCCTTCTTCACTGCCGAGGTCAACCCCGATTCGGATCGTCGCACCGGGCTCCTGGTGGAGTGCGACGAAACCAGCCTGATCTTCTCGAACCCGACTGACGAGCGAACCGAGAACTACATCACCGGCCGTTTCGGATAGTCCCGAACCGGCACTGAGAGGGCCACGTGACTGGAGACGAACTCAGGATCGAGTACCACCAGGAACTCGACAATCTGAAGAGCGAGCTTGTCCGGCTGGGCGCCATGACCGCAGAGACGGTTGGCATGGGTACGGCGGTGCTACTTGATCGCGACCTTGCAGGCGCACAGCGGCTGATCGACGGAGACGACGCCATCGACGAGCTGAGCCTGCAGCTCGAGGAGGAGTGCTTCCGTCTGCTCGCCCTGCAGCAACCGATGGCGGGTGACCTCCGGATGCTGCTCACGACGCTGCGCGTGATCAGTGAGCTGGAACGGTCCGCCGACCTGATGGTCAACGTCTGCAAGGCATCAAGGCGCGTCTACGACCTTGAGTTCACACCGAAGCTGCGTGGTCTCATCGAGCAGATGGGAGTGGAGGCAGCGTTTCTCATTCGCACGGCGATCGACTCGTTCGTCGACGCCGACACCTCCCTCGCCGCAGCGCTCGACGACATCGACGACCGACTTGATGACCTGCAGATCTCCTACGTGGAGGCGATCTTCGAGTCACACCAGGTGGAGAACCTCTCGCTTCGCGGAGCGGTCCAGCTCGCCCTGATCGGGCGCTACTACGAGCGTGTCGGCGACCATGCCGTGAACATCGGCGAGCGAGTGATCTACATGGTCACCGGGTGGCTCCCGGAATCCAACGCCGCGGCCCGCAACGCGCTGCGCAGCGCCAACTCCTCCGCCGAGGCGAGCCTTGGCGTGGTGCCGCCTCCCGACGAGGCAGCCGACGGCGAGTCGGGGGACTGACCGTTGAGGGTCCTCGTCACCAACGACGACGGTCTGCACGCGCCCGGGCTGTCGCATCTCGCCGGTGCAGCGGCACGGGCCGGCCACCAGGTGCTGGCCGTGGCGCCGGAGCAGAACCGATCCGGCTCGGCTGCAGCCATCGACGACCTCGGTGAGCAGAGCTCGATCCGCTGCCGCGCCAAGACGCTGGCGGGCCTCGACGGCGTCGAGGCCTACGAGCTCGACGCCCCACCGGCGCTGTGTGTCGTCGCAGCGATGATCCAGGCTTTCGGTGACCCACCTGAGCTGGTGCTCTCGGGCATCAACCCGGGGCTCAACACCGGGCGTTCCACCCTGCACTCGGGAACGGTGGGAGCCGTGCTGACCGCAGCCAACTTCGGGGTGTCGGGTGTGGCGGTGAGCATCGCCGGCCATGAGCCCACGATCCGTAACTGGGGTGTGGCTGCCGACCTTGCGGTGCAGGCCGTCGATTGGGTGCGCGCCCAGGACGGTGTTTCGACACTCAACCTCAACGTGCCGGACCTGCCGGCCTCCCAACTGTCCGAGCCGGTGCTGGCATCACTGGCGCGCAAGGGAGCCGTGCACACCGAAGTGCTGGAGCGCGATGACGAGTGGATCCGCCTCGGCTTTCGTGAGACGACTGACGAGTTGCCCGAGGGCACCGATACGAGGGTCACTGCCGACGGTCATCCCGCCGTCACCCCCATCACGGGCATCCGTGTCGGCGAGATCACACCGGAACAGGGAGCCAGACTGCTCGTATGCCTCGCGGCCTCGCCGAGGTCGGACGCCAACGGGGTCGGGACATGACAGCCGCCCTGCTGGCGGTGGCGGTGGCCATGACCTTGGGGGCCATCGGTGGACGCCGGTCCTTCGCCAGGCTTGTCAATCGTCCCCCCGCTGCTCCCCCTGAGGCCGTCGACCCGCCGTCGGACCAGTCGCCGCTGGGCCCGATGTATGGCCTGGGGCCGCTGGCAGCGGCTGTGGAGCGGATCGAGCACGGGGTTGTCGTCGTCAATGGGGCTGGCGAGGAGACGTACCGCAACGAGGCCGCCACGAGACTCGCCACAGCCCGTCACGGGCACGCACTCGTGGAGAACTGCGTGAGGCGACTGCTGGCCGACGCCCGCGACGGCACCAGCCAGCATGAGTCGGTCGATCTCTTCGGCCCGCCGGCAGAGCTGTTCGAGGTGTCGGCGCACCCGTTCGCGGATGGCCATGGAACCGGCGCCCTTGCGATCGTCGAGGACCGGTCCGACGCCCGCCGCACCGAGACTGTGCGGCGGGACTTCGTGGCCAACATCTCCCACGAACTCAAGACCCCCATCGGCGCCCTCGGACTTCTCGCGGAGACCCTCGACGCGGAGGAGGATCCCGAAGTGGTGCACAGGCTGGCGCGACGAATGGTCGCCGAGGCACACCGCGCCGCCAGCACCATCGACGACCTCCTGGAGCTGAGTCGCATCGAGTTCGCGGACGATTCGGACCACGAGGAGCTGTCGCTCGACGACCTGATCGCCGAGGCCGTGTCGAGGATGGGCAACGCGGCTGAGCAGGCTGGGGTGAAGTTACGCACCGATCTTCCGTCGAGCGTCGTGCTGCACGGCGACCGCCGTCAGCTGGTCTCCGCGGTATTCAACCTGCTCGACAACGCCGTGAAGTATTCGAGCGACGGCGACGAGGTCGAGGTCCGGGCCCACCGGGAGCCGGCAGGCACCGTGGCCACAGTGGTGGTCGAGGACCACGGCATCGGGATTCCCGGCCGGCTGCACGATCGGGTCTTCGAGCGCTTCTACCGGGTGGACCGTGCCCGCGCACGAAGCACGGGTGGCACCGGCCTCGGACTGGCGATCGTTCGCCACGTGGTTTCCAACCACGGAGGCCAGGTCGAACTCGACTCGCTCGAGGGGCGGGGGAGCGTGTTCACGCTGGTTCTCCCGTGTCAGCCGCCGGCGGGGGAAGCGGCGGCCGACTTCTCCCAGCAGGAGCCCCCGCGGTGAACACGACACCGCGGGCGACACAGGACCATGCCGAGACGCCCCAGCCACCCACGCGGGTACTGGTGGTGGAGGACGAGGAAGCTTTCATCGACGCACTACAGGTGGGTCTCGCCCGCGAGGGCTTCGCGCTCTCGGTTGCGCGCGACGGAGCCGAGGCGATCACGGCGTTCGATGCCGTGGCTCCCGACCTGGTGTTGCTCGACGTGATGCTCCCGACGCTGTCGGGAATCGACGTCTGCCGTGAGCTCCGCCAGCGAAGCGACGTGCCGATCATCATGGTGACCGCCAAGGCGTCCGAGATCGACACGGTCGTGGGTCTCGAAGTCGGAGCCGACGACTACGTGGCCAAGCCGTACCGATTGCGCGAACTGGTTGCACGGATGCGTGCAGTGCTGCGCAGGCGCGGCGGGCGTGACACATCCCCCGTCGTCGAGGCTCCGGAGTCGGTGCTGCGCGGCGGAGCCGTGGAACTGGACATCGACCGCCACGAGGTGCGTGTCGACGGCGAACAGGTGTCGTTGCCGCTCAAGGAATTCGAGGTCCTCGCGTTGCTGATGGAGAACGCCGGGAGGGTGCTCCCGCGCGCAACGTTGATCGATCGAGTCTGGGGCCACGACTACGTGGGCGACACCAAGACACTGGACGTGCACATCAAGCGGATCAGGGCCAAGGTCGAAGACGACCCGGCCAATCCGCGATTGATCACGACGATCCGCGGGCTTGGCTACAAGTTCATCGCTGAGTGATTCAGCGCTGGGTGAGGCGTGCGCAGGGCTGAAGCGTCCGCCGCGGGCCGGGACTGTCGGCGTGCAGCCGTAGCATGAAGCCGTGAGCGGGAGGCCCCCACGACCCACCGGTAGATCGACTGCCATCGACGTCAACGCGCCGTTCGGCCGCCTCGCGCTGGCACATATCTTCTCGGTTGGCGGCGACGCCCTGGTGGCGATGGCGCTCGCCGGGTCCCTCTTCTTCTCGGTCGACCCCGCGGGCGCACGCTGGCGGATATTCGGCTATCTCGTGTTCACGATGGCCCCGTTCGCGGTGGTCGGGCCGCTGGTCGGGCCGGCCATGGACCGCGCCCGGGGTGGGCGCCGGATCATGCTGCTCGTGTCCACCTGGGGCCGCGTGCTGGTGGCTGTGCTCATGGTCGGAAGCGTGTCCTCCGAGAGCCTGCTGCTGTTCCCCGAGGCGTTCCTCATGCTGATCCTCGCCAAGGCCTACCAGGTGGCCAAGGCGGCGATCGTGCCCACTGTCACCGAGGGCGACGCAGCGCTCGTGGAGGCCAACTCCAAGCTGCAGCTGCTGTCGGGTCTGGGTGGCTTCGCGATGGGCCTGCCCGGACTCCTGCTGCTTCTGATCGGGCCGTCGGCGGTGATGGTGCTGGCGGCGCTGACCTTCGTGGCGGCCGGACTGGCATCGCTGCGCGTGCCGGCAACCACGGTTGCCGCCGAGGAGGCCGGCGAGGACGAGGTCGCCGAGCTGCGAAGCGGGGCCGTGGTGTCGGCCGGGTCGGCCATGGCCACGTTGCGGGCCATCGTCGGCTTCGTCACCTTCCTCATGGCCTTCGCCCTGCGCGGCGACGACCGCATCTCGCGACCGGGAGAGGTCCTCGGCCGCGTGTCAGCCGCCGCGCTCGACCACGACCCTGTCACGGTCGCCGACCTGGCGCCCGCCGGTGCGCCTCCGACATGGCACTTCGGAGTGATCGTTGCGGTGAGCGTCGCCGGAGGCCTTGGGGGCGCAGCCATCGCACCGGTGATGCGCAAGATCTTCCGCGAGGAGTTCGTGTTGCTCGCGAGCCTCGCCGTGGCAGCCTGCGCCGGCGGAGCCGGGCTGTTGTTCGGAGGGCTGTTCGGCCAGGCACTGCTTGCATCTGGGGTCGCCCTCGCCGCCGCGGCCGGCAAGCAGGCGTTCGACGCGGTGGTGCAGCGTGACGCGCCCGACGCCAACCGCGGCCGCACCTTCTCCCGCTTCGAGTCGCGTTTCCAGATCGCGTGGGTGCTCGGTGCGCTCGCACCCGTGATCATCCCGATGCCCACACCCTTGGGCGGTTTGATCGTCGGAGTCCTTGCCGTTGCTGCAGGTGCGTTCTACGCGACGGGCATGCGGGCGGTCGCCAAGGGCCAGGTGCCACCCCGCCTTCCAACGGCGCGTGAAGCTGCCACCGAGGTGAACCGCTGGCGCCGCAACCGCAAACAACGTCCGCCTGGCGATGGACCTCCACCGGCTCCACCCGCTCCGCCTCCGGCCTCCCCGCCGCCTGGCGGCGGACCGCCACCCCCTGCACCGCCTCCTGCCGGCCCACCGCCGCGCTGAGCCTGTGCCGCGCTGAGCGTGCGCTGAGCGTGTGCTGCGCCACTCAGGCCCCGCGGTGCAGTGGCCACGCGTCTATCTGACGCGAGGCGACTCGAGATATGTGGATGAGTAGTCCAGCACAGCCGGATGAGCTGGCCGACCGCCGGGGTGGACCGTCGGATCGGCCGCGATGGGCTCAGAAGTCGGGGGCGTCGGGGATCTCGAAGTCCCCGTCGAAGGGCACGTCGCGGGCCTCGATGCCCACACGCGCCATCCAGAGCCCCGGCGCGTCGAGCTCGGATGCGGTCGGAAGGTGCTCGGGGTCGTCCCACAGAGTTTCCAAGGCCTCCGAGTCGGAGCGTTGCACGATGCCGTCGATGAATGCGCCACCGCGGTCGAAGGTGGCCTGTGACAGCTCGAGGCCGAACAACCTCTCCACGAACCGGGTCTGGGGTCCCGCCTCCACGCGGCGCCTGCGAAGGGCTTCGGTCACCCGGGAGTACTCCGAGAGCAGGTTTGCGCCGACCGAGTCGAGTACGTGGTCGACCCACCCCTCGACCGTGGCGACCAGGGCTTCGGCCTCGGGCATGAGGGCGCGCTGGCGGTCGGACTGCATCGCGCCGAGCAGGCGGTCGGGATCGGCGGCAAGCGACTGAAGCGCCTCCATGTCACCGCCGCCCTCCTCGAACGCGTCGTCGAGGCCGAGCTCGCGGGCCTGGCGCTCGATGAGCTCGGGATCGTCGGTAAACGAGCGGGTGTACTCCTCGATGATCCCCACCAGCCGCTCGCGAACATGGGGGATACACAGAACCTGATGGTGAGCAGCGTCCGACAGGCACACCCACAGGCGGATGTCGTTGGTGGGCAGGCTCCACTCACGGGCGAACTCGTCGACGTTGGAGAGCACCATCGCCAGTGGCTGACCCGCAGGTCGCGGTATCGGCAGTTCGTAGTGGCCGAGCGCACGGGCGGCCAGGTGGCCGGCGGTGGAGCCGGACATCATCGACAACAGCATCGGACCCATCATGGAAAGCAGCTGCTCGAGCATCTGGGGCGGTAGCGGGCCCAAGCCCGGAATCGAAGGGGTGTCACCGAACTCGCCCAGGTCGCCAAGGTCACCGAGCTCCCCGAGCTGTGCCGACAGGCCCCGCCCCATCGAATCGGCGAGGCCTCCGAGCATCGGGCGCTGGTCCTCGAGGAACCGCCTGGCCCACTGGCTGCGGTTCATCGGTTCCACGCGCAGCGGCTCCGCGAACCCGAGCCCGCTGTGGTTCGCGATCTGAAGCTCTGCCACCCGTGCCAGGCCCTCAACCGCTATGCGGTCAGCGGGGTCGATGTTGGCCTCGCTGTGACCCTCGTTGGCGATGCCGGCGGCGATCTGAGCGGCCTGCTCCCACTGGTTCTGGGCGCCCATCATCCGGCTCATCTCGCCGAAGAATGCACCCATTCCCTCGAAGGGGTTGTCGTCGCTGTGCCCAGCGGGCTCGTCCGGGGGGTTGTCCACGACGCCCATGGTAGGGCTGCTGGGCGAGGCTTGGCCCCGGGACGGGTCCATGGCTGAGGAGCCATTGGGGTTGGCGCCGCGACCCGGGTCAGGAGGGAAAGTCGCCCACGGTGACCGGGACCGAGTGTTGCTCCTCGCCGCGGTAGAGACCGATGGTCACGGTCGAGCCGATGTCGGTTGTGTCCAGCTGATCCACCAGGTCGCCGAGGCTCTGGATGCGCGCATCGCCAAGGGAGACGATCAAGTCGCCGTCCTGGATCCCTGCGGTCGCCGCCGGGCTGCCGGTCTTGACATCCAGCACGACGGCACCGGCCATGTCGTCGGTGGACGTGGCCGCGCGCACACCCATCCAGCCGTGGTGGGATGTGCCGGTTGTGAGCATCTGGGCCACGAGCTCGCGGATTGTCTCCGCCTTGTAGGCCACGGAGTGGTTGCCGTCGACGCCGAACACCCAGCCGCCGAGCGCTCCGCTCGGATCTGTGAGGGGTCCGTAGGACTGCACGTGGCCATCGAGTGCGAGGAGGTTGGTGGCGAGCGAGTCATCGGCCCTCAGTACCTCGGAGTCGACGTCCGTGATCGTCATGGGCTCGCCGCGGATCCGACCCGTGCCGTCGCGGTGGACGAGTTCCACCTGCTCGCCGACAGACATCTCCTCACCGAAGCCCGGGTTGCTGCCCATCGGCTGGTCGAGGCCCAGGAGCACCATGCCCGAGACGTCGTCGGTGGCGACCACGGTGGCACCGGTGGTGTCGTCGCCGAGGGTGACGACGATGTCGTCCGCATCCTCCAGCCGTTCGCCTTCGGACTCGGCCGCGGGGCCGTCAGCGGAGCTGAGCGTCACCGCGTGGCGGCCGTGGTCCACGATCACGGCTACTTCCTCGCGGGTGGCGCCACCGGTGTCCACCTCGACTGTTGCTAGCGCGTAGCCGGTCGCTGCTTCGAACGGCTCCGGATTGCCTTGCGGCCGGCTGTCGGTGGACCGCGAAATGACGGCCGTCACGCCCAGGACGAGTGCGGCCAGCACGACCATCACCACGACCATGTGGAACCCGCGGCTGCGGTCGGCCCTCTGGCGTCCCTGCAGGCCTACTTCGCTCGGGTGTCTCCAGGTCCGGTGTCCCGCAGCGGGCGGTGCGGCAAGCGCGTCCTGATCGTCTGACCCGTCCGGCTGGACACGACCATCTCCTTCCATGGAACAGAAGATACTGACGTTTGCGCGGTGCTGGATCGCGGCCAGCGGGCCCTGCGGGCGATCGTCTGGCAGGGTGTCGTCACGAATCTGTCACCGTTCGTCTGTCCGCGGACGTTCCTCTTACCTACGATGGTGCCTGTGACCGCCGAGCTGGCCCCGCCCCCGGGCAACGAGTGGATCGGGCTTTGCCCCCAGGAGCTGGATCCGTCGGCCGCGCACGAATGGCTGGTGCGGCCGGACTGCGGTGCCGTCGTCGTCTTCACGGGCAACGTCCGCGACCATGCAGGCGAGCGCAGTGGCGTCGAGCTGCTCACCTACGAGGCCTGGGAAACCGAGGCGGGGGCGCGCCTCGAAGCGGTTGCTGCCGAGCTGCGCCGGCGCTGGCCGGAAGCAGGCCGCGTGGCGCTGCTGCACCGAACCGGCGACGTTGCGCTGAGCCGACCCGCAGTGGTCGTGGGTGTGTCCGCCCCCCACAGGGCAGCAGCGTTCGAGGCAGCTCGCTTCGGCATAGACGCCGTCAAGGCTGCGGTGCCGATCTGGAAGCGAGAGCGCTGGGCGGGCGGCGAGGACTGGGGCCTCGACGGCGCGGAACTGGTCGACCCCGCACAGGTTGTCTCGGCCACGGGCAGGGCAGTCTGATGCCGGCTCTCGTGTTCCTTGCTCTTGCGGTGTCCGTGAGCGTGATCGGCACACTCATCCTGTGGGCACGGCACCGCCAGCCCGACACACCCGATGCGTCGATCGAGGAGTTCCGCTCGAAGATGGCAGCCCTCGGCGACGAGGACCCATCACAGGGCCGCGGCGTCGGCAGGCCGGGAGTCTGACCCTGGCCCGCGACCTGGCGATCGACCTCGGTACGGCCAACACGTTGGTATACGCGCGGGGCGAGGGCATTGTGCTCAACGAGCCCTCGGTGATCGCCCTCAACGACCGTTCGGGCACGGTGCTGGAGTTCGGCCGCGACGCCTGGAAGATGATCGGCCGCACCCCGAGCTACATCGTGGCGGTACGCCCGTTGCGCGGCGGGGCGATCACCGATTTCGAGGTCACC is a window of Actinomycetes bacterium DNA encoding:
- a CDS encoding sensor histidine kinase, translated to MTAALLAVAVAMTLGAIGGRRSFARLVNRPPAAPPEAVDPPSDQSPLGPMYGLGPLAAAVERIEHGVVVVNGAGEETYRNEAATRLATARHGHALVENCVRRLLADARDGTSQHESVDLFGPPAELFEVSAHPFADGHGTGALAIVEDRSDARRTETVRRDFVANISHELKTPIGALGLLAETLDAEEDPEVVHRLARRMVAEAHRAASTIDDLLELSRIEFADDSDHEELSLDDLIAEAVSRMGNAAEQAGVKLRTDLPSSVVLHGDRRQLVSAVFNLLDNAVKYSSDGDEVEVRAHREPAGTVATVVVEDHGIGIPGRLHDRVFERFYRVDRARARSTGGTGLGLAIVRHVVSNHGGQVELDSLEGRGSVFTLVLPCQPPAGEAAADFSQQEPPR
- a CDS encoding response regulator transcription factor, translating into MNTTPRATQDHAETPQPPTRVLVVEDEEAFIDALQVGLAREGFALSVARDGAEAITAFDAVAPDLVLLDVMLPTLSGIDVCRELRQRSDVPIIMVTAKASEIDTVVGLEVGADDYVAKPYRLRELVARMRAVLRRRGGRDTSPVVEAPESVLRGGAVELDIDRHEVRVDGEQVSLPLKEFEVLALLMENAGRVLPRATLIDRVWGHDYVGDTKTLDVHIKRIRAKVEDDPANPRLITTIRGLGYKFIAE
- a CDS encoding zinc-dependent metalloprotease — translated: MDNPPDEPAGHSDDNPFEGMGAFFGEMSRMMGAQNQWEQAAQIAAGIANEGHSEANIDPADRIAVEGLARVAELQIANHSGLGFAEPLRVEPMNRSQWARRFLEDQRPMLGGLADSMGRGLSAQLGELGDLGDLGEFGDTPSIPGLGPLPPQMLEQLLSMMGPMLLSMMSGSTAGHLAARALGHYELPIPRPAGQPLAMVLSNVDEFAREWSLPTNDIRLWVCLSDAAHHQVLCIPHVRERLVGIIEEYTRSFTDDPELIERQARELGLDDAFEEGGGDMEALQSLAADPDRLLGAMQSDRQRALMPEAEALVATVEGWVDHVLDSVGANLLSEYSRVTEALRRRRVEAGPQTRFVERLFGLELSQATFDRGGAFIDGIVQRSDSEALETLWDDPEHLPTASELDAPGLWMARVGIEARDVPFDGDFEIPDAPDF
- a CDS encoding PDZ domain-containing protein yields the protein MEGDGRVQPDGSDDQDALAAPPAAGHRTWRHPSEVGLQGRQRADRSRGFHMVVVMVVLAALVLGVTAVISRSTDSRPQGNPEPFEAATGYALATVEVDTGGATREEVAVIVDHGRHAVTLSSADGPAAESEGERLEDADDIVVTLGDDTTGATVVATDDVSGMVLLGLDQPMGSNPGFGEEMSVGEQVELVHRDGTGRIRGEPMTITDVDSEVLRADDSLATNLLALDGHVQSYGPLTDPSGALGGWVFGVDGNHSVAYKAETIRELVAQMLTTGTSHHGWMGVRAATSTDDMAGAVVLDVKTGSPAATAGIQDGDLIVSLGDARIQSLGDLVDQLDTTDIGSTVTIGLYRGEEQHSVPVTVGDFPS
- a CDS encoding molybdenum cofactor biosynthesis protein MoaE is translated as MVPVTAELAPPPGNEWIGLCPQELDPSAAHEWLVRPDCGAVVVFTGNVRDHAGERSGVELLTYEAWETEAGARLEAVAAELRRRWPEAGRVALLHRTGDVALSRPAVVVGVSAPHRAAAFEAARFGIDAVKAAVPIWKRERWAGGEDWGLDGAELVDPAQVVSATGRAV